The Spirochaetota bacterium genome includes a region encoding these proteins:
- a CDS encoding enoyl-CoA hydratase/isomerase family protein, which translates to MCSFHLAFLKFPLATIAAVNGYALAGGFDMATMCDIRIASENVKFGHPEMSFGYVVYSPLHDIVGGAQARELILTGRTIDASEALSIGLVSKVVPGERLEVEARNGATQIAKALRHFLLRTKAKIITEQV; encoded by the coding sequence ATGTGTTCATTCCATTTGGCATTTTTGAAGTTTCCACTGGCTACTATCGCGGCTGTTAATGGTTATGCCTTAGCAGGTGGTTTTGATATGGCAACGATGTGCGATATCCGTATCGCGTCTGAAAATGTAAAATTTGGACATCCTGAAATGAGTTTTGGATATGTAGTTTACTCGCCCCTTCATGATATTGTAGGCGGGGCCCAGGCAAGGGAGCTAATCCTGACTGGACGAACAATTGATGCATCAGAAGCTCTCTCAATTGGGTTAGTCTCAAAGGTTGTGCCAGGAGAGAGGCTAGAGGTAGAAGCCCGTAATGGTGCGACTCAGATCGCAAAAGCCTTACGGCATTTTTTGCTACGGACTAAGGCAAAAATAATAACAGAGCAAGTATAG
- a CDS encoding PadR family transcriptional regulator → MLKFSNIDKFLDELGINDGQLYTTLKKLDSEGLVIKDVVHQEGVPSKHKYSIIEDGKEEFKDWLENFNEEENKIRYNFLRKDALITRCAFIKHMNKKVALRKVRKQIEIT, encoded by the coding sequence ATGCTAAAATTTAGCAATATTGATAAATTTCTTGACGAACTCGGAATAAATGACGGACAGTTATACACTACTCTGAAAAAGCTTGATAGCGAAGGCCTTGTTATAAAAGATGTTGTTCATCAGGAGGGAGTACCGAGTAAACATAAATATAGTATAATTGAAGATGGGAAAGAGGAGTTTAAGGATTGGTTGGAAAATTTTAATGAAGAAGAGAACAAGATTCGGTACAATTTTCTCCGCAAAGATGCTTTAATAACAAGATGTGCATTTATTAAGCATATGAACAAGAAGGTTGCGCTGAGGAAAGTGAGGAAACAAATTGAAATAACTTAG
- the coaW gene encoding type II pantothenate kinase has protein sequence MIVGIDIGGTTTDIVGLKDGSIINPISVKADDPITAAAGALGKLLDSLNLPLSNVKMIAATGVGSSFINSKLLDIPVTKVNEFTSIGTGGSFLTNIHKGIVVSMGTGTAIVQVDDNDISHWGGCGIGGGTLIGLSKKILNISNINILLEKASTGSLDKVDLTVQDIAGGPIDHLPGSLTASNFGKLSDDASDEDIALAIINLVCQTIGVLAISAARATGYINIILIGKLASIPYVKSIIIDVGDLLGMKFYIPEYADYATAIGAAITVDRNITT, from the coding sequence ATGATAGTAGGTATCGATATTGGCGGAACAACAACTGATATTGTAGGTTTAAAGGATGGCAGTATTATAAATCCTATATCTGTAAAAGCGGACGATCCAATAACCGCTGCTGCCGGAGCATTGGGTAAATTGTTAGACTCCCTCAATTTACCGTTGTCTAATGTAAAAATGATTGCAGCAACAGGGGTAGGATCCTCATTCATCAATTCAAAATTATTAGACATTCCCGTTACCAAGGTAAATGAGTTTACATCAATTGGGACTGGCGGATCATTCCTTACCAATATTCACAAGGGCATTGTTGTAAGCATGGGAACCGGAACGGCCATTGTTCAAGTTGATGATAATGACATTTCACACTGGGGTGGATGCGGAATTGGCGGTGGCACGCTCATTGGATTATCAAAAAAAATTCTTAATATATCAAATATCAACATACTACTTGAGAAAGCAAGCACCGGATCGCTTGACAAGGTAGACCTAACAGTACAGGATATCGCTGGAGGGCCTATAGACCATTTACCGGGATCATTAACAGCCTCCAACTTTGGAAAATTGTCTGATGATGCATCTGATGAGGATATTGCATTGGCTATCATCAATCTCGTGTGTCAAACAATTGGCGTATTAGCAATTTCAGCAGCCAGAGCAACTGGATATATAAATATTATTTTAATAGGGAAACTTGCAAGCATACCGTATGTAAAAAGTATAATAATTGATGTAGGCGACCTGTTAGGCATGAAATTTTATATTCCAGAATATGCTGACTATGCTACAGCCATTGGAGCAGCAATTACTGTAGACAGAAATATTACCACCTAA
- a CDS encoding class I SAM-dependent methyltransferase has translation MPYFSSTSSIAWNKYCLASMKMDIEKIFTDIYRYNIFGGIDSISGPGSSRDQTRMIIDKLPIIFHDFHISTLLDIPCGDFHWMSAVNLNAVDYIGADIVKELINRNRKYEKDNIVFKKMNLITDTFPRVNLILCRDCFVHFSYSNILQSLQNIYKSKSQYLLTTTFSDYQENHNILTGLWRPLNLEIAPFNFPKPILCITEKCTEGNGSYCDKSLGLWRIDDIKMSL, from the coding sequence TTGCCGTATTTCTCATCGACAAGCAGCATTGCCTGGAATAAATATTGTCTCGCTTCAATGAAAATGGACATAGAAAAAATATTCACTGATATCTATAGATACAACATATTTGGTGGGATCGATTCCATTTCCGGCCCTGGTTCTTCCAGGGATCAAACCCGAATGATAATAGATAAATTACCAATCATCTTTCATGATTTTCATATTTCGACATTATTGGATATACCTTGTGGTGATTTCCACTGGATGAGCGCTGTAAATTTAAATGCTGTAGATTACATAGGAGCAGACATTGTAAAGGAGTTAATCAATCGAAATAGGAAATATGAAAAGGACAATATAGTTTTTAAAAAAATGAATTTAATAACGGATACATTTCCACGGGTTAATCTGATCTTGTGTCGTGATTGTTTTGTACATTTTTCTTATAGCAATATTCTCCAGTCATTACAAAATATATATAAAAGCAAGTCACAATATCTCCTGACAACAACCTTCTCAGATTATCAAGAAAATCATAACATACTTACAGGGTTATGGAGACCATTAAACCTAGAAATCGCTCCATTCAATTTCCCTAAACCAATTTTGTGCATAACCGAAAAATGCACTGAGGGGAATGGATCATATTGTGATAAATCCTTAGGATTATGGAGAATAGATGATATAAAGATGAGCCTTTAG
- a CDS encoding sodium-dependent transporter, with the protein MANGNNREHWGSMMGFILAASGSAVGLGNVWKFPYVTGQNGGAAFVIVYLICVLLLGLPIMIAELVIGRHTRKDPVGAFKSMASGTKWGLVGYLGVLSGFFILSFYSVVGGWTLGYIVKSINGIIAGIKDIESAKNMFHDFSSDPYLTLLFHLLFIASCMFIVVKGIKNGIERWSKYLMPLLFLLLFILIIKGISMEGGMKGVSFFLKPDFSKINLNSIISALGHSFFTLSLGMGAMITYGSYLSKRDKILHSAFYIVFLDTVVAILAGLAIFPSVFAMNMSPDKGPGLIFHIIPAVFGNMNYGIVYSTIFFILLFIAAITSGISLLEVVVAYIIDERGWSRRKAVYIFGISIFLLGIPSALSFGSLSNVTIFLGNNFFDFMDQLTTNYMLPIGGFFIAICLGWKYGLANTIHELDPDTRIISFKELWAFTIKFISPIVLFMLFLMLIKDDVIPIISKVLGQ; encoded by the coding sequence ATGGCTAATGGAAATAACAGAGAACATTGGGGATCTATGATGGGATTTATCCTCGCAGCATCTGGTTCAGCGGTTGGACTTGGTAACGTATGGAAATTTCCTTATGTTACCGGACAGAATGGCGGAGCGGCATTTGTTATCGTTTATCTTATATGTGTGCTCCTTCTTGGTCTACCGATTATGATTGCTGAACTCGTAATCGGAAGGCATACAAGGAAGGATCCTGTTGGCGCCTTTAAATCCATGGCTAGCGGAACAAAATGGGGCTTGGTCGGATATTTGGGTGTTCTCTCTGGCTTTTTTATTTTATCCTTCTATAGTGTTGTAGGGGGTTGGACTTTAGGCTATATTGTGAAGAGTATAAATGGGATTATTGCAGGCATTAAAGATATAGAATCAGCGAAAAATATGTTTCATGATTTTTCTAGTGATCCATATTTGACATTACTCTTTCATCTCCTCTTTATAGCATCCTGCATGTTCATCGTGGTAAAGGGAATTAAAAATGGAATAGAGAGATGGAGCAAATATTTGATGCCTCTTCTATTTTTATTACTCTTTATTCTTATTATCAAGGGTATCTCAATGGAGGGCGGGATGAAGGGAGTGTCATTCTTTCTAAAACCTGACTTCTCAAAAATTAACCTTAACTCAATAATATCTGCGCTTGGACACTCCTTCTTTACATTGAGCCTTGGAATGGGAGCAATGATAACCTATGGCAGCTATCTATCTAAAAGAGATAAAATACTGCATTCCGCCTTCTACATCGTTTTCCTGGATACTGTAGTAGCTATACTCGCTGGCCTAGCAATATTTCCATCAGTATTTGCAATGAATATGTCTCCGGATAAGGGGCCTGGATTAATATTTCATATAATTCCTGCAGTATTTGGTAATATGAATTACGGCATAGTCTACTCTACCATATTCTTTATTCTTCTATTTATTGCTGCCATCACCTCTGGAATCTCTCTATTGGAGGTTGTGGTTGCCTATATAATTGATGAGAGGGGATGGAGCAGAAGAAAGGCTGTTTATATCTTTGGAATATCCATCTTTCTCCTTGGCATACCATCAGCGCTATCATTTGGATCATTGAGTAATGTTACAATTTTTTTGGGCAATAACTTCTTTGATTTCATGGATCAACTTACAACTAACTATATGCTTCCTATTGGAGGATTTTTTATAGCGATATGTTTAGGGTGGAAATATGGTCTGGCGAATACCATACATGAACTCGATCCGGACACTAGAATCATTTCCTTCAAAGAATTATGGGCCTTTACAATAAAATTCATCTCTCCAATAGTCTTGTTTATGCTCTTTCTGATGTTAATTAAGGATGATGTTATCCCTATCATATCCAAGGTCCTTGGGCAATGA
- a CDS encoding DUF1847 domain-containing protein, whose translation MDCAKCRINNKICRKPDGNGPQDCPTKAGRESIDKSLTEYQKSENAQLARMASVQEGECYAKKGEKPFARHPVKPRLQEIIEFAQKMGYAKIGIAFCSGLSYEASILSDLLEKHGFEIVSVACKVGGIPKEKIGISENEKVNPGNFESMCNPISQANLLNEKSTELNIMLGLCVGHDSLFLKYVEAPTTVFAVKDRVTGHNPLVSLYTLGSYSERFIKRNPEQW comes from the coding sequence ATGGATTGCGCCAAATGCAGGATCAATAATAAGATCTGTCGAAAACCCGATGGCAACGGCCCACAGGATTGTCCTACAAAAGCAGGAAGAGAAAGCATCGATAAGTCGCTCACAGAATACCAAAAGTCTGAAAACGCTCAATTAGCGCGAATGGCCTCTGTACAGGAGGGAGAATGCTATGCAAAGAAAGGGGAAAAACCATTTGCAAGGCATCCTGTGAAGCCAAGGCTTCAGGAGATTATTGAATTTGCTCAAAAAATGGGATATGCCAAAATTGGGATAGCCTTCTGTTCAGGTCTATCTTATGAGGCATCAATTTTATCGGATCTATTGGAGAAGCATGGTTTCGAGATAGTGTCAGTGGCATGCAAGGTTGGGGGCATACCCAAGGAGAAGATTGGTATAAGTGAAAATGAAAAGGTAAATCCCGGCAACTTTGAAAGCATGTGTAATCCCATTAGCCAGGCGAATCTGCTTAATGAGAAAAGCACTGAACTAAATATTATGCTGGGTTTATGTGTTGGACATGATTCCCTGTTTCTCAAATATGTTGAGGCTCCGACCACCGTCTTTGCAGTAAAAGATAGGGTAACAGGACATAATCCACTTGTCTCTCTATATACTTTAGGATCCTATTCAGAAAGGTTTATCAAAAGGAATCCTGAACAATGGTAA
- a CDS encoding PilZ domain-containing protein, giving the protein MKEKRQDRRIKKRIKSEIHSLEGMTFSPSEDMSNGGIFISTPEPLMIGSELDLSLYVPERENPINIKGVVRWIRDDDAKGEKSGMGIEFISSFIDMI; this is encoded by the coding sequence ATGAAAGAGAAAAGGCAAGATCGAAGAATTAAAAAAAGAATCAAATCTGAGATACATTCATTAGAAGGGATGACCTTCAGCCCTTCTGAAGATATGAGTAATGGCGGTATATTTATTTCAACCCCTGAGCCACTTATGATAGGTTCTGAATTAGATCTTTCGCTCTACGTCCCTGAAAGAGAGAATCCTATAAATATTAAAGGGGTCGTTCGATGGATACGGGATGATGATGCCAAGGGAGAAAAATCTGGAATGGGAATTGAATTTATAAGTTCCTTCATAGATATGATATAG
- a CDS encoding tetratricopeptide repeat protein, with amino-acid sequence MGKNEEIEDTTEFTPDELQEIDRILGILPNEPMRYSRTNVGVDKIEEEIEFPEEEIQSEYSDEEAIRPLSEAREDMEEAWEEPHQHEAVEEVDSELLEEESVEPKEEVEEVEEEALDTGGDESDIIDITDLIEEIEEIPLTETLDEAGSEDIGIEEPIASTDESLAEGTEDIAEDIQEVEPIEISDEVLTTDEDGMSPLEELEALTTNGESVETQESQDIIDDEVITEDSELMIGLPDQEETGTGELEDISIDEIDEGADLVAADLLDIPSEESAESQKVEGDEFSSIEVDKMPDLGDFDTGPTQEEASGMDEISEGTHDEDLLDEIEGLQKSSEEMETPETTPPKSEEFIEEVEAEALQEAPQKEEIEETIEVSDKELKKLKTAILLFHPNLRKVIKDTILNDLLPPKDIRQLIDIILEKRGEDEVGNFLAKKLGKEVDTIEEAEVSRRRVITARPEYTLEGRERQKRLLKITRIFGIAAASAFILTIFSYQYIYKPIMAKKDIQEGVQLIRRPGDPVNQKVKDYRKAENLFTYVNENYVENYLYGYNSYARAYFDKKEYDLALKKLNKAYDIDPHNIDTINNLGHFYSRVSKDYYKRIKSQIPDFYYKKVPSIGPIETQLDVAIDFYRKTLHIDPENITAFFGIGNAYSFQGEHHKAREYYENILKVDKNSIVGYSGLLNHFIEMDIFNDVLAVHSTLGGRDLLSEMPSPLLGKLAYYYLSKRRTDKTNIRIDYGVESPQVKDLSDNPYPAVKNVLEALRQRDMDYPPLFLHSARLEREQKNLVLMERNLKSAISQEQNYFGALHLLGEYHYMVKEPVEAYRYFNQAIKANLSPPDFSYDDFYFETEDIGNTYAMIGNIFYYYFDKVKYRFGDELEEEELGAEGERLANYVIAQEKYEKARELGYKSQELFYNLGRIYYMKGQYAKAIKQWLNLYEDFSSKPELMFGLGNAFYHLNNLRASKGEYMKIISMFEHEADSIRKVLPDRLEHIKIYQTLSSAYNNIGALYQLQNNEVKSNISYWRAIDYAKRINRENEYARVNLARGFKQRRAKIMPVIDENIPFGVDLYREDMR; translated from the coding sequence ATGGGAAAGAATGAAGAAATAGAAGACACTACAGAATTTACCCCGGATGAACTACAAGAGATAGATAGGATTTTGGGAATCCTTCCAAATGAGCCTATGCGTTATTCGAGGACTAATGTAGGTGTTGATAAAATTGAGGAAGAGATTGAATTTCCCGAGGAGGAGATTCAATCCGAATATTCTGACGAAGAGGCAATTAGACCTCTTAGTGAAGCCAGGGAGGATATGGAGGAGGCATGGGAGGAACCTCATCAACATGAAGCTGTTGAAGAAGTTGATTCAGAGTTACTTGAAGAGGAGTCTGTAGAACCCAAGGAAGAGGTAGAAGAGGTTGAGGAAGAAGCCTTGGATACAGGGGGAGATGAATCAGATATTATTGATATTACGGATTTGATTGAGGAAATAGAGGAAATACCTTTAACTGAAACTCTTGATGAAGCGGGTTCGGAGGATATTGGTATTGAGGAACCAATTGCTTCTACAGATGAATCATTAGCTGAGGGGACAGAGGATATAGCTGAGGACATTCAGGAGGTTGAGCCAATAGAAATTTCTGATGAGGTTCTCACAACCGATGAGGATGGGATGTCCCCTCTGGAGGAACTTGAGGCATTGACAACAAATGGGGAGTCTGTTGAGACTCAGGAATCTCAGGATATAATAGATGATGAGGTAATCACTGAGGATTCTGAGTTAATGATAGGGTTGCCAGATCAAGAGGAGACAGGAACTGGAGAGCTTGAAGATATAAGCATTGATGAAATCGATGAAGGTGCTGATTTAGTAGCTGCTGATCTTCTAGATATCCCTTCTGAAGAGTCAGCTGAGTCCCAAAAGGTGGAAGGGGATGAATTTTCATCGATAGAAGTAGATAAAATGCCAGATCTGGGTGATTTTGACACTGGGCCGACTCAGGAAGAGGCATCTGGCATGGATGAAATCAGTGAAGGAACCCATGATGAGGATTTACTCGATGAAATAGAAGGATTACAGAAATCTTCAGAGGAGATGGAAACACCCGAAACAACTCCCCCGAAGTCGGAAGAATTTATAGAAGAAGTAGAGGCTGAGGCTTTACAAGAAGCTCCTCAAAAGGAAGAGATTGAAGAGACTATTGAAGTCTCTGATAAGGAGTTAAAGAAGCTAAAAACTGCGATTCTTCTCTTCCACCCCAATCTCAGGAAGGTAATCAAGGACACAATCCTGAATGATCTCCTCCCTCCCAAGGATATCAGACAATTAATTGATATTATTCTAGAGAAGAGGGGGGAGGATGAGGTTGGAAACTTCTTAGCAAAAAAGCTTGGGAAAGAGGTTGATACTATTGAAGAAGCGGAGGTTTCCAGAAGACGGGTGATCACTGCTCGTCCGGAATATACACTAGAGGGACGAGAGAGACAGAAGCGACTCTTAAAGATAACCAGGATCTTTGGGATTGCCGCTGCTTCTGCCTTTATTCTAACCATATTCTCATATCAATACATCTATAAGCCAATAATGGCTAAAAAGGATATTCAAGAGGGCGTTCAGTTAATAAGAAGGCCGGGTGACCCTGTGAACCAGAAGGTTAAGGATTACAGAAAGGCAGAGAACCTCTTTACATATGTAAATGAAAACTATGTAGAAAATTATCTTTATGGATATAACTCTTATGCAAGAGCCTACTTCGATAAAAAAGAGTACGATTTAGCTCTCAAAAAGCTGAATAAGGCCTATGATATTGATCCGCATAACATAGATACAATCAACAATCTTGGTCATTTTTATTCAAGGGTGTCAAAGGATTACTATAAGAGAATAAAATCCCAAATCCCGGATTTCTACTATAAAAAAGTGCCATCCATAGGTCCCATTGAGACGCAATTAGACGTGGCAATCGATTTTTACCGTAAAACATTACATATTGATCCAGAGAATATTACTGCCTTTTTTGGTATTGGAAATGCATATTCCTTTCAGGGTGAGCATCATAAGGCTAGAGAATATTACGAGAATATCCTAAAGGTGGACAAGAATTCTATAGTAGGGTATTCAGGTCTTTTAAATCACTTTATTGAGATGGATATTTTTAATGATGTTTTAGCAGTTCATTCTACACTAGGTGGCAGAGACCTGCTTTCAGAGATGCCATCTCCATTACTTGGAAAGTTAGCCTATTATTATTTGAGCAAGAGGAGGACAGACAAGACAAACATAAGAATTGATTATGGGGTAGAATCGCCACAGGTGAAGGATCTCAGTGATAATCCTTATCCAGCGGTGAAAAATGTGCTTGAAGCCCTAAGGCAAAGGGATATGGATTATCCTCCCCTTTTTTTACATTCCGCAAGGCTTGAAAGGGAGCAGAAAAATCTTGTGCTGATGGAACGGAATCTGAAAAGCGCTATCAGTCAAGAGCAGAATTATTTTGGAGCCCTTCATCTTCTTGGCGAATATCACTATATGGTAAAAGAGCCTGTTGAGGCTTATAGATACTTTAACCAGGCTATAAAAGCCAACCTATCCCCACCGGATTTTAGCTATGATGACTTCTATTTTGAAACTGAAGACATAGGCAATACCTATGCAATGATTGGCAATATATTCTATTATTATTTCGATAAGGTCAAATACAGATTTGGAGATGAACTGGAGGAAGAAGAATTGGGAGCAGAGGGAGAGAGACTGGCAAATTACGTGATTGCACAGGAAAAATATGAGAAGGCTAGAGAACTCGGCTATAAATCGCAGGAACTCTTTTATAATCTCGGACGAATCTATTACATGAAGGGACAATATGCCAAAGCAATAAAGCAATGGTTGAATCTATATGAAGACTTTTCCTCTAAGCCTGAACTCATGTTTGGTTTGGGTAATGCCTTCTATCATCTAAATAATTTAAGGGCGAGTAAGGGGGAGTATATGAAAATTATATCAATGTTTGAGCATGAAGCGGATAGCATTAGGAAAGTCCTTCCGGATAGGCTTGAACATATCAAGATATACCAAACACTCTCTTCGGCTTACAATAACATCGGGGCTTTATATCAATTGCAAAACAACGAGGTTAAAAGCAACATCAGTTACTGGAGAGCCATTGACTATGCTAAAAGAATTAATAGGGAAAATGAATATGCTAGGGTAAATCTGGCAAGGGGATTTAAGCAGAGAAGAGCAAAAATTATGCCAGTTATCGATGAGAACATCCCCTTCGGAGTAGACCTATATAGAGAGGATATGAGATAA
- a CDS encoding endonuclease, producing the protein MDNISIQRIYRILFQYYGKQGWWPGETEFEISIGAILTQSVSWRNVEIAISNLKQKYFLIPEVLNSKGVEEIASLIKSTGYFNQKAKKVKNFLEWFLKYDFSFDILKGMDTKTLREELLLINGIGPETADSILLYALSKKTFVIDAYTKRIFTRVGILSGKENYTQMQKIFHNRFKGGIQDYNEYHALIVKHGKDVCKKKPLCDGCCIAENCNGVME; encoded by the coding sequence ATGGATAATATCTCTATACAGAGAATATATAGAATTTTATTTCAATACTATGGTAAGCAGGGATGGTGGCCGGGTGAAACTGAGTTTGAGATAAGCATTGGAGCAATTCTCACCCAAAGTGTTTCGTGGAGAAATGTTGAGATTGCCATCAGCAATCTAAAGCAAAAATATTTCTTAATCCCTGAGGTTCTCAATTCTAAGGGAGTGGAAGAGATCGCGTCATTGATAAAATCTACAGGTTATTTTAATCAGAAAGCCAAGAAGGTTAAGAATTTTCTTGAATGGTTTTTAAAATATGATTTTTCTTTTGATATTCTAAAGGGGATGGATACGAAAACCCTTAGAGAGGAGCTATTATTGATCAATGGTATTGGCCCAGAAACGGCTGATTCCATCCTTTTATATGCACTCTCTAAAAAGACATTTGTTATAGATGCCTATACAAAGAGGATATTTACAAGGGTGGGCATACTCTCAGGCAAAGAAAATTACACTCAGATGCAGAAGATATTTCATAATAGATTTAAAGGAGGGATTCAAGACTACAACGAGTATCATGCTCTCATAGTAAAGCATGGCAAGGATGTTTGTAAGAAGAAGCCACTCTGTGATGGTTGCTGTATAGCAGAAAATTGTAATGGGGTTATGGAATGA
- a CDS encoding Lrp/AsnC family transcriptional regulator, protein MKPYKVDEVGEDILSILSKNAKLTAADIAKQLNIPEETVRRRIKKYEKDKIIFRYKTLVNWERIKEHEVRALIEVKVVPERGVGFDTVAESIYRFSEVSSVYLLSGSYDLLVHVEGPTLKEVALFVSEKLATLSNVQSTVTHFLLKKYKEDGDILVDQADLKRLPLSF, encoded by the coding sequence ATGAAACCCTATAAGGTCGATGAGGTTGGAGAGGATATTTTAAGTATCCTTTCAAAAAATGCAAAATTAACTGCTGCGGATATTGCCAAGCAACTAAATATCCCTGAGGAAACAGTGAGGAGGCGCATTAAGAAATATGAGAAGGATAAGATTATTTTTAGATACAAGACGCTGGTAAACTGGGAGAGGATTAAGGAACATGAGGTAAGGGCGCTTATTGAGGTCAAGGTTGTGCCTGAGCGGGGTGTCGGATTTGATACTGTAGCAGAATCGATATACCGTTTCTCTGAGGTCTCTTCCGTGTATCTCCTTTCAGGGAGCTATGATCTTCTTGTGCATGTTGAGGGGCCTACACTCAAGGAGGTAGCCCTCTTTGTTTCTGAAAAGCTTGCTACTCTAAGTAATGTTCAATCAACTGTAACGCATTTCCTTTTAAAGAAGTACAAAGAGGATGGAGATATTCTTGTAGATCAGGCAGATCTAAAGAGATTACCGTTGAGCTTCTGA
- a CDS encoding nitroreductase, protein MEFIDVMKNRRSIRRFKSDTISRDIFDGILKDALWAPSWGNTQPWEIAVLGPDIIKKISNEFVENVTNGKPIDPDLEMPDSWPPKHKRRYVDVGRALFTTIGIERTDKEARFNHYLNMYKFFEAPHMIYVYQDKGISSHYGPFDLGALTNNICLLAYERGLGTCILASSAHYPDVIRKHTNISKDKLIIIGIAIGYPDENDPSYTFRSDRDESVISWHGVS, encoded by the coding sequence ATGGAATTTATTGACGTAATGAAAAACAGAAGAAGCATAAGACGATTTAAATCTGACACAATATCTCGCGATATTTTTGACGGAATATTAAAGGATGCTCTTTGGGCTCCAAGCTGGGGCAACACTCAACCATGGGAGATCGCTGTTTTAGGCCCAGATATTATTAAGAAGATATCTAATGAGTTTGTTGAAAATGTGACCAATGGTAAACCGATCGATCCTGATTTAGAGATGCCGGATTCATGGCCACCGAAACACAAAAGGCGTTATGTGGATGTTGGCAGGGCGCTTTTTACAACTATAGGCATCGAACGAACTGACAAGGAAGCAAGGTTTAATCATTACCTGAATATGTATAAATTTTTTGAGGCTCCGCATATGATATATGTCTATCAGGACAAGGGTATTAGCTCACATTATGGCCCCTTTGATCTGGGAGCATTGACAAATAATATATGCCTATTGGCCTATGAAAGGGGTTTGGGAACCTGCATATTGGCCAGTTCTGCCCATTATCCTGATGTAATTCGCAAGCATACGAATATTTCAAAAGATAAATTGATAATAATTGGAATAGCTATTGGGTATCCAGATGAAAATGATCCATCATATACATTCAGGAGTGACAGGGATGAGAGCGTTATCTCCTGGCATGGGGTATCGTAA